CCAGCGGGCAGCGGCGCCCATCTgcgccgcctgcgcgctgcACCCATGCGCCGCGTTCTGCGCCACCGTCGGGAACACTCTGCCGTGCAGATGACCAGCGCCGGGCCGAGCATTGCCGGAGGCCCGAGCAGGCACATGGGTGACGCTCTTCGCAGCCCATGCGATCCATTCCGCGCTCTGCTTCTCCTACCAGCAGACCACCACGCCCACCGCCGTCGCACTGCGCCCGGGGCCAGAAGGTGGCCATCACGGTGTCGGGCTCCGGCGTGCAGAGCCCGGCGAAGCCAGAGGGGAACTCGGCGGTGCCGATGGCCGGCGCGGCCGGGTTCGCGGCGAAGCTggcgctcggcctcgccgtcggagGAGCCCTGCTCGCTGCCTTCTGAGCACTTGGTTTTTGCTGGTGATCTGTGGCTGGACTTGCACTGTGTGTGTCCTGTAATAAGCTCTTGGCAATACATGCTGCGTGTGACTTGATGTGTTGTGAAGTTGAAACTTGAAAATTTATTTTCTGCCCCTACCGTTGTGTGCAATTCATGAGATCGAAATTTCATTGGAAAAGAAACGTGCACTCTAACTGAATGCATGATTCTTGCAAAACCACTGCTCTCAGAAAGTCAGTACCATATATAGTTTTCACAGCAAGGTAAGGTTTGCACAAAAGTTCATTTAGGAGAGACAATAGTTCTAACAAAGTTCATGTAGAGAGATAATAAGCCCAATAACCTGAGTAAGCTGATCACTAGAGAAGAATTCCAGCATTAGAACCAAAAGCTAGTATGGAACATTACATCACTGCCTGCCACAACATGCATCCAATGCAAACATGCAGAACACACGCGGTAGCTAGGTGACCTAGCCTAGGTCCAGGGCATATTTGCATAAGCTAACGCTACAACTACAAGTGCAAAGTGCAAACAGCAACAGCCAGAATATTGGCAACATCCACAACTACAAAAGGATGACGGCAGCAAGTATCCAGAGATAGCCTGTACTAGAGGATTATTGCCTCGCCAACATTCACCCAAAAAGAAATCTGAGATCTTCTTTGCTGAGCTGTTGCCTGAATATGTTCCCGTCCAAAACCCGCTCTACCATCCTTCTCTTCATGTTCTGACAAAAGAAATACGCATTTTAAgtgagagaaaaagagagaggaaagagaAGACAAACACAAACACATTAAAATGATCCTCAGATGACAATCTGTAGGCGAAGTATAATCGACGAGGTCAATTAGTATTAACCCTGTATGGGGCAATTGGGAAAGAAACTAAAGTAGCTCACTGATTTAAATATATGTTAAAATTTCATTTTGTGACTGTAAATTACATGTGACCCTGAACATTTTGCTTTTACTCCTTTTGATGTCAGTAAAACGTGCTGATTCACACAAGCAATAAATTGCATGTCCACTGTAGAAGAATAGCTCATGATTTCAGCAATGAAGTTGTCTTTAAAAGTAGTAAATTACTACTTACTTGCAGAGCTAGAATGCGTTCTTCGATTATGTCTTCAACCACTAACCGGTACACAGTTACCGGACGGGTTTGACCAATTCTGTGAGCTCGGCCCATTGCCTGGTCCTCTAAAGCACCTTTCCACCAAGGATCAACGATGATGACATGTGAAGCAGCAACCAGGTTGAGACCAACACTGCCAGCCTTCAGAGAAACAAGCAGTACTGTCACCTGAAGAACGAAAATGATTCTATGCATCAGCTGGTGATATGTTGAAGCTTTGCGAAAAACAGAGCAAAAATCAAGAATGGACCTCTGGTTTTGTCTTAAAAGTCCGTCACTGCTTTGTCTCTGGATTTGTCTTTCACCTTCCCATCGAACCTCCTGAATTGTATACCGTTGCTGTTCAGTATAGACTCCAGCAAGTCCAGCACCTTGGTGAATTGGGAGAGCACTAGTGCCTTCTCAGGAACTGATTCAGTTGAACTTGATTCAATATTATTATCACTCTCAGTAATGGTGTGCTTCTTCACAACTGAGTTAAGTATATCAATGATTGTGTTCATCTTAGAGGAGACATAATTTCTCTCAAATATTGTAGAACATGGTTGATCATCACTTCGGCTTTTCACAAGACTAGGATGGCCGCAAGCCAGTTGAAGTTTCTTCATCAGTTTAGGATGTCGTCCATAGTAGGGGGGTTTTCTTCAGGACGTCTTCTTTGCGTCGGGGTAGTGTCATATTCCTGTAGTATGAAAACCAAATCAGCATCAGACATTTCGTTCCTAAGTTCTGGATATTCGTACCTTGCATTGAAAGTGAGATGGAAACTGGATTTCACTCATTAATTGTAGGGATTTGCTTCCACACTCCTCTTTAAAAAAGTGGTATGATTAGTATGGGTAAATCAAATAAATAATATTACTTGATTCAATTAGACACTTAATCCAAACAAATATCTCCTCATTTTTCCTACGACATGTGTTTTTGAGAGATAATATCTTAATTAATACCCTGTGATCTGAA
The sequence above is drawn from the Panicum hallii strain FIL2 chromosome 7, PHallii_v3.1, whole genome shotgun sequence genome and encodes:
- the LOC112900867 gene encoding uncharacterized protein LOC112900867, whose protein sequence is MTTARARHELCAVFKYAPPHTVAELSSEAAYKACDLGSELFLDNSAGTGFTFHEAGTCRPPRPPPSHCARGQKVAITVSGSGVQSPAKPEGNSAVPMAGAAGFAAKLALGLAVGGALLAAF